The DNA region TGTTTCTACCGGACCGTCGACGGTGAGCACGTCGGCGAACGCGTGTTCGACCCCGACGACGTCTACTGACCATGACCGGCGCGGACCACCCGACGACTGACGACAGCGCCGGAGCCGGTGACGGCGGCCGTATCGACCCGTCTACCACCGCCTCGGACGCCGAGGCGGCCGTCGACGAACTGGTGACCGCCTACGAGGCCCGCCGTGACGCCGAGACGGCCGTCGCCGACCGGGGAGCAGACGCCGTCGAGGCGGTCGCCGACGCCTACGAGCGCGCGGTGTCGCTGCTCGACCGCTACGAGGACCGCGCGACCGGGACGGGCGACTTCGGCGCGTTCGTCACATTCGAACAGCAGTTCCTCGAACTCGTCGAGGGCGTCGACGACGACGCGCCCGCCGCCGATGCGTTCGAGGCGGCCAACGACATTCTCGACCGCCGCCGTCTGAGCGAGAAACACTTCGACGCCGCCCGCGACGCACTCGAACCCGCCGCCGACGTCGCCGCACTGCTGGCGGAGCGAGACGCCGCCCGGGAGCGACACCGGAGAGCCACGATCGACGCCGAACAGCAACTCTCGAACGTCGACGACCGACTCGCGGACCTCCGACGCCTCGAACGACTTAGCGAGGCGAACCTCGACGCCCCTGTCGACCGACTCCGCGACCCCGTCCGCACGTACAACGACGCGGTCGAAGCGGCGTTCGAGGCGTACAAGGCCGAGGCGAGCGCCCGTGAGGTGCTCTCGTTCGTCTCGACGGCCGCACGGTATCCG from Haloprofundus halobius includes:
- a CDS encoding DUF7118 family protein, with product MTGADHPTTDDSAGAGDGGRIDPSTTASDAEAAVDELVTAYEARRDAETAVADRGADAVEAVADAYERAVSLLDRYEDRATGTGDFGAFVTFEQQFLELVEGVDDDAPAADAFEAANDILDRRRLSEKHFDAARDALEPAADVAALLAERDAARERHRRATIDAEQQLSNVDDRLADLRRLERLSEANLDAPVDRLRDPVRTYNDAVEAAFEAYKAEASAREVLSFVSTAARYPLVDYDAPPADLREYVDSADVGAKPIPELLEYADYSNSKLSHFVADPGELKARVAVNRTYLTRLDGGPLRVSWPPPSAGALRCLVPELVSVVSRFAPDDVVARCRELRYLAENDDYDHLRTAAEARESLADAERKRLRRGEVAAEVDTLDESRDRLREVLDRYGYESAAPLDSSESAEP